The Montipora capricornis isolate CH-2021 chromosome 3, ASM3666992v2, whole genome shotgun sequence genome window below encodes:
- the LOC138043349 gene encoding alpha-1B adrenergic receptor-like produces MEKGTNSTLNVLTEDPTQVTRIGPGALYTVAAVFVALQIVVALSGNLIVIASFCTFRDLRTKCNFFIISLAISDILVALIAMPFWMLVQLSHNNWIYGKNLRKFWDCMDILCGTASITNLTAVSFDRQLAITSPFAYVKIQTTRRVIVIICFAWFYATAISSSRLLNWPFPSYLWFVSVVSFFLPLLIMLVMYGRIYLVARYQARRIGRNYATDIKAAKTIAVVIGGFVICWLPFFVVVLSVANSGKSNSVTFVNVYNVAKWLEYLNSCLNPIIYTCSNRTYRNAFKRLFRRCRAKILRNQRDPLTTGLSTWHTVAESHAMTHREASSDQSGLVTPNSKATEETNESMPLQDKHTDM; encoded by the coding sequence ATGGAGAAGGGAACCAACAGCACATTAAATGTCTTGACTGAAGATCCTACTCAAGTAACCCGAATAGGACCAGGAGCCCTTTACACTGTGGCAGCTGTGTTCGTTGCTCTTCAGATTGTTGTCGCTCTCAGTGGAAATTTGATCGTTATAGCAAGCTTTTGCACGTTCCGGGATTTACGAACGAAATGCAACTTTTTCATCATCTCTCTTGCAATAAGCGACATTCTAGTGGCATTGATTGCCATGCCATTCTGGATGCTGGTTCAACTCTCTCATAATAACTGGATCTACGGCAAGAACCTAAGAAAGTTTTGGGATTGCATGGATATTCTTTGTGGAACAGCATCAATTACGAATCTAACAGCGGTTAGCTTTGACCGTCAGTTGGCAATCACATCTCCTTTTGCTTATGTCAAGATTCAAACGACTCGGCGTGTTATAGTTATCATTTGCTTTGCGTGGTTTTATGCGACCGCAATTTCAAGTTCAAGGTTGTTGAACTGGCCATTTCCAAGCTACCTATGGTTCGTATCTGTTGTCAGCTTCTTTCTACCATTGCTAATAATGCTGGTTATGTATGGTCGAATCTATCTTGTAGCGCGTTACCAAGCCAGACGAATCGGCAGAAACTACGCTACTGACATAAAAGCTGCTAAGACAATAGCGGTTGTGATTGGAGGATTCGTGATCTGTTGGTTGCCATTCTTCGTAGTTGTGTTGTCAGTAGCTAATAGCGGAAAATCTAATTCAGTCACTTTCGTTAATGTTTATAATGTTGCTAAATGGCTGGAATACCTCAATAGCTGTCTAAACCCAATCATTTATACATGCTCAAACCGAACTTACAGAAATGCCTTCAAAAGACTGTTTCGTCGCTGTCGGGCAAAAATCCTGAGAAATCAAAGGGACCCTTTAACAACCGGCCTCTCTACTTGGCATACAGTGGCTGAATCACACGCGATGACACATCGAGAGGCATCATCTGATCAGAGTGGTCTTGTGACTCCAAATAGCAAGGCTACAGAGGAAACTAACGAAAGTATGCCCCTTCAAGACAAGCACACAGATATGTGA